One Nonomuraea angiospora DNA segment encodes these proteins:
- a CDS encoding sensor histidine kinase translates to MTRPSLRVQLTALYAGLVLAVAVPMLLLAGFLFGRDQHRLRAGDAVPPPDTTAQQVDAALAGTAAVVVVLSVVAAWWLAGRFLRPLRAMTVTAAEISATNLNRRLGLRGPDDELTRLARTLDDLFARLDAAFAAQRCFVANASHELRTPLAGQRAVLQVALADPGATAAGLRAACEEVLDLGVRQERLIDALLSLAEGQRGLDRREVVDLAGLTRQVLLDRPTDLAVHAALDPAPVSGDPDLLASMIGNLVDNALRHNVPGGSVTLATGPAGLAISNTGPAVPVEDLDRLFQPFQRLGAARTHSAGGHGLGLAIVRAVAETHGADLSAAPRPCGGLTVTIRFP, encoded by the coding sequence ATGACCCGGCCCTCCCTGCGGGTCCAGCTCACGGCGCTGTACGCGGGGCTGGTGCTGGCCGTGGCGGTTCCGATGCTGCTGCTGGCCGGGTTCCTGTTCGGCAGGGACCAGCACCGGCTGCGGGCGGGCGACGCCGTACCGCCGCCCGACACGACCGCCCAGCAGGTCGACGCCGCGCTCGCTGGCACCGCCGCGGTCGTGGTGGTCCTCTCCGTGGTGGCCGCGTGGTGGCTGGCCGGGCGCTTCCTGCGCCCGCTGCGCGCCATGACCGTGACCGCCGCGGAGATCTCGGCAACGAACCTGAACCGGCGGCTCGGCCTGCGGGGTCCCGACGACGAGCTGACCCGGCTGGCCCGCACGCTCGACGACCTGTTCGCGCGGCTCGACGCGGCCTTCGCGGCGCAGCGCTGCTTCGTGGCCAACGCCTCGCACGAGCTGCGGACCCCGTTGGCCGGGCAGCGGGCCGTCCTGCAGGTCGCCCTCGCCGATCCCGGCGCGACCGCCGCCGGCCTGCGGGCCGCGTGCGAGGAGGTCCTCGACCTCGGCGTACGGCAGGAGCGGCTGATCGACGCCCTCCTCAGCCTCGCCGAGGGGCAGCGCGGTCTCGACCGGCGGGAGGTGGTCGACCTGGCCGGGCTCACCCGGCAGGTCCTGCTCGACCGCCCGACGGACCTCGCCGTCCACGCGGCGCTGGATCCCGCGCCGGTGAGCGGTGACCCGGACCTCCTCGCCAGCATGATCGGCAACCTGGTCGACAACGCCCTGCGTCACAACGTTCCCGGCGGGAGCGTCACGCTGGCCACCGGTCCGGCCGGACTGGCGATCAGCAACACCGGCCCGGCCGTGCCGGTGGAGGACCTGGATCGCCTGTTCCAGCCGTTCCAGCGGCTCGGCGCCGCGCGCACGCACTCCGCCGGCGGCCACGGCCTGGGCCTGGCGATCGTGCGAGCCGTCGCCGAAACGCACGGCGCCGACCTGTCGGCCGCCCCGCGCCCCTGCGGCGGGCTGACCGTGACCATCCGCTTCCCCTGA
- a CDS encoding response regulator transcription factor: MRVLVVEDFEVLARSIGTGLRREGMAVDVVLDGDDALAHLAEVRYDVVVLDRDLPGTHGDDVCREIAAGGSGSRVLMLTAASTVRDRVEGLGLGADDYLPKPFDFAELVARVHALGRRSAPAVPPVLRVGELTLDPGRRTAARGGQPLELTAKEFALLRCLLAAGGRVVSAEELLERVWDEQADPFTTAVKTTVRRLRIKLGDPPVIETVREGGYRIGLPQ, from the coding sequence ATGCGCGTTCTGGTGGTCGAGGACTTCGAAGTGCTGGCCCGGTCGATCGGCACCGGGTTACGGCGCGAGGGCATGGCGGTCGACGTGGTGCTGGACGGCGACGACGCGCTGGCCCACCTGGCCGAGGTCCGCTACGACGTGGTGGTGCTCGACCGCGACCTGCCCGGCACCCACGGCGACGACGTGTGCCGGGAAATCGCCGCGGGCGGGTCCGGGTCGCGGGTGCTGATGCTCACCGCGGCGAGCACGGTGCGGGACCGGGTCGAGGGGTTGGGGCTGGGGGCAGACGACTACCTGCCCAAGCCGTTCGACTTCGCCGAGCTGGTCGCGCGGGTGCACGCGCTCGGGCGTCGCTCGGCGCCTGCCGTACCGCCGGTGCTGCGGGTGGGGGAGCTCACACTGGACCCGGGGCGGCGTACGGCCGCGCGCGGGGGACAGCCGCTGGAACTGACGGCGAAGGAGTTCGCGCTGCTGCGCTGCCTGCTCGCCGCGGGCGGCCGGGTCGTCTCGGCGGAGGAACTGCTCGAGCGGGTCTGGGACGAGCAGGCGGACCCGTTCACCACGGCCGTCAAGACGACGGTGCGCCGGTTGCGGATCAAGCTCGGCGACCCACCGGTGATCGAGACCGTCCGCGAGGGCGGCTACCGGATCGGGCTCCCGCAATGA
- a CDS encoding response regulator, protein MRVILAEDSTLLREGLVRLLLEEGHEVPAAVSDGDALVTAVAEHRPDIVVVDVRMPPTHTDEGLRAALEIRRRWPAVKVLVLSQYVEKRYATELMSADVEGVGYLLKDRVAQVGDFLDALERVGAGGAAFDPEVVRQLLARTTQVDPLARLTAREREVLERMAQGLTNASIAQALHVSQSAVEKHVNSLFDKLRLSHTTGYSRRVLAVLHFLES, encoded by the coding sequence GTGCGGGTGATCCTGGCCGAGGACTCCACGCTGCTGCGCGAGGGCCTCGTGCGGCTGCTGCTGGAGGAGGGCCACGAGGTGCCGGCCGCGGTCAGCGACGGCGACGCGCTGGTCACCGCGGTGGCCGAGCACCGGCCGGACATCGTGGTCGTGGACGTCCGCATGCCGCCGACCCACACCGACGAGGGCCTGCGGGCGGCGCTGGAGATCCGGCGGCGCTGGCCTGCCGTGAAGGTGCTGGTGCTGTCGCAGTACGTGGAGAAGCGCTACGCCACCGAGCTGATGAGCGCCGACGTCGAGGGCGTCGGCTACCTGCTCAAGGACCGGGTGGCGCAGGTCGGCGACTTCCTGGACGCGCTGGAGCGGGTGGGCGCGGGCGGGGCGGCCTTCGACCCGGAGGTGGTGCGCCAGCTGCTGGCCCGTACGACGCAGGTGGACCCCCTGGCCCGGCTGACGGCGCGGGAGCGCGAGGTGCTGGAACGGATGGCGCAGGGCCTGACCAACGCCTCCATCGCCCAGGCCCTGCACGTGTCGCAGAGCGCGGTGGAGAAGCACGTGAACTCGCTGTTCGACAAGCTGAGGCTGTCGCACACGACCGGCTACAGCCGCCGCGTGCTGGCCGTGCTGCACTTCCTGGAGTCCTGA
- a CDS encoding sensor histidine kinase has protein sequence MRVAAEGLRLLGAVTLGAVTALAELVFLLLALPLLGNPNVTAAARRLARLEARRLRLDPDALQDGRPVPYLAARVPVGVLGGLVITLLVYGARAYVLLLTAWARGERFDGMAPSLPLVTYLVVGGTVLLFLALSGLVGVHALERRLAVRMLAPDPTQALERRIAELAESRAGIVAAVDSERRRIERDLHDGLQQRLVALSMLVGRARRGRPELLEQAHQEAQQALAELREVAWRVYPSGLDALGLGEALAGVAERSSVPVKVACDLRRRPPRAVETAAYFVVCEAVTNAAKHAGATLITVEVHEEDAAVLVRVRDDGAGGAQAAGGGLSGLARRVAALDGGFEVSSPTGGPTTITAVLPCG, from the coding sequence ATGCGAGTCGCCGCTGAGGGGCTGCGACTGCTGGGCGCGGTGACGCTGGGCGCAGTCACCGCGCTGGCCGAGCTGGTCTTCCTGCTGCTTGCGCTGCCGCTGCTGGGCAATCCGAACGTCACCGCCGCGGCCCGCCGGCTGGCCCGCCTCGAGGCACGCCGCCTGCGCCTGGACCCCGACGCCCTCCAGGACGGCAGGCCCGTGCCCTACCTGGCCGCCCGCGTCCCGGTGGGGGTGCTGGGCGGGCTGGTGATCACGTTGCTCGTGTACGGGGCCCGCGCCTACGTCCTCCTCCTCACCGCCTGGGCGCGCGGCGAGCGGTTCGACGGGATGGCGCCCTCGCTCCCGCTGGTCACCTACCTCGTGGTCGGCGGGACCGTCCTGCTGTTCCTGGCCCTGTCGGGCTTGGTGGGCGTGCACGCGCTGGAACGGCGGCTGGCGGTGCGCATGCTCGCCCCCGACCCGACCCAGGCCCTCGAACGCAGGATCGCCGAACTGGCCGAGAGCCGCGCCGGCATCGTGGCCGCCGTGGACTCCGAACGCCGCCGGATCGAGCGCGACCTGCACGACGGGCTGCAGCAGCGGCTGGTGGCGCTGTCGATGCTGGTCGGACGGGCCAGGCGGGGCCGGCCGGAGCTGCTGGAGCAGGCGCACCAGGAGGCGCAGCAGGCGCTGGCCGAGCTGCGCGAGGTGGCCTGGCGGGTCTATCCCAGCGGCCTGGACGCCCTGGGCCTGGGCGAGGCGCTGGCAGGGGTGGCCGAACGGTCGAGCGTTCCGGTCAAGGTAGCCTGCGACCTGCGGCGTCGGCCGCCCAGGGCGGTGGAGACGGCGGCGTACTTCGTGGTGTGCGAGGCCGTCACCAACGCCGCCAAGCACGCCGGCGCCACGCTCATCACGGTCGAGGTGCACGAGGAGGACGCCGCGGTGCTCGTACGGGTGCGAGACGACGGCGCGGGCGGCGCGCAGGCGGCGGGCGGCGGCCTGTCGGGGCTGGCCAGGCGGGTGGCGGCGCTGGACGGCGGCTTCGAGGTGAGCAGCCCGACCGGCGGGCCGACCACGATCACGGCGGTGCTGCCGTGCGGGTGA
- a CDS encoding DedA family protein → MTDWLVGLMETLGAPGAGLAIALENLFPPLPSEVILPLAGFTASRGEMDLLDVLVCTTLGSVIGALALYWVGALLGRERTLAIAAKLPLVKTSDIEKTEAWFLKHGRKTVFFGRMIPLFRSLISVPAGVERMPLVPFTLLTATGSLIWNTIFVMAGYLLGENWSLVEAYVGIGSKVVLGLVVLAIVVFVAVRLTERRKGRHASRR, encoded by the coding sequence ATGACTGATTGGCTGGTTGGACTGATGGAGACTCTCGGCGCGCCCGGGGCCGGGCTCGCGATCGCGCTGGAGAACCTCTTCCCTCCCCTGCCCAGCGAGGTGATCCTGCCGCTGGCCGGCTTCACCGCGTCCAGAGGCGAGATGGACCTGCTGGACGTGCTGGTGTGCACGACACTCGGCTCCGTGATCGGGGCCCTGGCGCTGTACTGGGTGGGGGCGCTGCTGGGCCGCGAGCGCACGCTGGCCATCGCCGCCAAGCTTCCGCTGGTCAAGACGTCCGACATCGAGAAGACCGAGGCGTGGTTCCTCAAGCACGGCCGCAAGACGGTGTTCTTCGGGCGGATGATCCCCCTCTTCCGCAGCCTCATCTCCGTGCCGGCGGGCGTCGAGCGGATGCCGCTGGTGCCGTTCACGCTCCTGACGGCCACCGGCAGCCTGATCTGGAACACCATCTTCGTGATGGCAGGCTACCTGCTGGGCGAGAACTGGTCGCTGGTGGAGGCGTACGTCGGCATCGGCTCCAAGGTGGTGCTCGGGCTGGTGGTCCTGGCGATCGTGGTGTTCGTCGCCGTACGGCTGACCGAGCGGCGCAAGGGCAGGCATGCGAGTCGCCGCTGA
- a CDS encoding DEAD/DEAH box helicase: MSFSTDLAQHAAVFQPGDPPRSGYITFLDPGGPSAVTVAEEHDGAVRTRELAATLVPVGEAVAGLARARMDPRAHPATRFWGAAALVALQLVTRGRILPGVSAGEHDSWRAGPLDAADIQRVRELAAAMPAAARAVPLRPGQQGDPWLPEAEPLVRAFLDAVADAMPRSPGAVRATGATAFAAAKPVKVPHLRPWAEEVAAGLDSGVRLSLRLEAEDLAAAEFRAIVQLHSLADPSLVVDAADLWQGRDAGFGPRARIEATMAVRRAARTWPRLERLLDSAVPDELALTDGDVEQLLAGAAERLAAAGVEVHWPKALVRGLSARAVIGERDARPSDLPSFLGGQHLTSFNWQLALGGERLSAAEMDRLAEAHRPVVRLRDQWVLIDPDLARKARQRDLKPLTGIEALGAALTGSVEVEGEQVAVEPTAWLSELRERLAEPADAGPPEGLAATLRDYQLAGLRWLARMTSLGLGGCLADDMGLGKTITLIALHLHRAGDAAGPTLVVCPASLLGNWEREITKFAPGVPVRRFHGAQRTLPDEGFVLTTYGTMRLDVARLGAHPWGLVVADEAQHVKNPASGTAKALREIPAAARVALTGTPVENNLSELWAILDWTTPGLLGPLGRFRARWAKPVESGDNETAERLSRLVGPFLLRRRKSDPGIAPELPPKTETDRPVALTTEQAGLYEAVVRESMAQIAEAGGMARRGLIVKLLTGLKQICNHPAHYLHEAAPRLAGRSGKLELLDELVDTIVAEDGAVLVFTQYVAMARLLERHLTARGVASQLLHGGTPVARREEMVERFQDGRAPVFLLSLKAAGTGLNLTRADHVIHYDRWWNPAVEDQATDRAYRIGQTRPVQVHRLIAEGTIEDRIAEMLGAKRALAEAVLTSGEAALTELTDAELAALVELR, from the coding sequence GTGAGCTTCTCCACGGATCTGGCCCAGCACGCGGCAGTCTTCCAACCCGGCGACCCACCCAGGTCCGGATATATCACCTTCCTCGACCCGGGCGGGCCGTCCGCGGTGACGGTGGCCGAGGAGCACGACGGCGCGGTCCGCACGCGCGAGCTCGCGGCCACCCTCGTCCCGGTGGGAGAGGCCGTGGCGGGGCTGGCCCGGGCACGCATGGACCCGCGGGCCCACCCGGCGACGCGCTTCTGGGGAGCGGCCGCCCTGGTGGCGCTCCAGCTGGTCACCCGGGGCCGCATCCTGCCGGGGGTGTCGGCGGGGGAGCACGACTCGTGGCGCGCGGGCCCGCTCGACGCCGCCGACATCCAGCGCGTACGCGAGCTGGCCGCCGCCATGCCCGCCGCGGCCCGCGCCGTCCCCCTGCGACCCGGGCAGCAAGGGGATCCGTGGCTGCCGGAGGCGGAGCCGCTCGTGCGCGCGTTCCTCGACGCCGTCGCCGACGCCATGCCGCGCTCGCCCGGCGCCGTACGGGCCACCGGCGCCACCGCCTTCGCCGCCGCCAAGCCCGTCAAGGTGCCGCACCTGCGCCCCTGGGCCGAGGAGGTCGCGGCCGGCCTCGACTCGGGCGTACGGCTGTCGCTGCGCCTGGAGGCCGAGGACCTGGCCGCCGCCGAATTCCGCGCGATCGTGCAGCTGCACAGCCTGGCCGACCCCTCCCTCGTCGTCGACGCGGCCGACCTGTGGCAGGGCCGCGACGCGGGGTTCGGGCCGCGCGCCAGGATCGAGGCCACGATGGCCGTGCGCCGGGCCGCCCGCACCTGGCCGCGCCTGGAACGCCTGCTCGACAGCGCCGTCCCCGACGAGCTCGCGCTCACCGACGGCGACGTCGAGCAACTGCTCGCCGGCGCCGCCGAACGCCTGGCCGCCGCCGGCGTCGAGGTGCACTGGCCCAAGGCCCTGGTGCGCGGCCTGAGCGCGCGGGCCGTCATCGGCGAGCGCGACGCCAGGCCGTCCGACCTGCCGTCGTTCCTCGGCGGGCAGCACCTGACCAGCTTCAACTGGCAGCTCGCGCTCGGCGGCGAGCGCCTGAGCGCGGCCGAGATGGACCGGCTCGCCGAGGCCCACCGCCCGGTGGTGCGGCTGCGCGACCAGTGGGTCCTCATCGACCCCGACCTGGCCCGCAAGGCCCGCCAGCGCGACCTCAAGCCCCTGACCGGCATCGAGGCGCTGGGCGCGGCCCTGACCGGCTCGGTCGAGGTCGAGGGCGAGCAGGTCGCCGTGGAGCCCACCGCCTGGCTGAGCGAGCTGCGCGAACGCCTGGCCGAACCCGCCGACGCCGGCCCTCCGGAAGGGCTGGCGGCGACCCTGCGCGACTACCAGCTGGCCGGGCTGCGCTGGCTGGCCCGGATGACCTCGCTCGGGCTGGGCGGCTGCCTGGCCGACGACATGGGCCTGGGCAAGACGATCACGCTGATCGCCCTGCACCTGCACCGCGCCGGCGACGCCGCCGGGCCCACGCTCGTGGTCTGCCCGGCCTCGCTGCTGGGCAACTGGGAGCGGGAGATCACCAAGTTCGCGCCGGGCGTGCCGGTGCGCCGCTTCCACGGGGCGCAGCGCACGCTGCCCGATGAGGGGTTCGTGCTGACCACGTACGGCACCATGCGCCTGGACGTGGCCCGCCTGGGCGCGCACCCGTGGGGGCTGGTGGTGGCCGACGAGGCCCAGCACGTCAAGAACCCCGCCTCCGGGACCGCCAAGGCCCTGCGCGAGATCCCGGCCGCGGCGCGCGTCGCGCTGACCGGCACCCCCGTGGAGAACAACCTGTCGGAGCTGTGGGCCATCCTCGACTGGACCACGCCGGGGCTGCTGGGCCCGCTGGGCAGGTTCAGGGCGCGGTGGGCCAAACCGGTCGAGTCCGGCGACAACGAGACGGCCGAACGCCTGTCGCGGCTGGTGGGCCCGTTCCTGCTGCGGCGCCGTAAGAGCGATCCCGGCATCGCGCCGGAGCTGCCGCCCAAGACCGAGACCGACCGACCGGTCGCGCTCACCACCGAGCAGGCCGGCCTGTACGAGGCCGTCGTCCGCGAGAGCATGGCCCAGATCGCCGAGGCCGGCGGCATGGCCAGGCGCGGCCTGATCGTCAAGCTGCTGACGGGCCTCAAGCAGATCTGCAACCACCCCGCCCACTACCTGCACGAGGCCGCGCCGCGCCTGGCCGGCCGCTCGGGCAAGCTGGAGCTGCTGGACGAGCTGGTCGACACCATCGTGGCCGAGGACGGCGCGGTGCTGGTCTTCACCCAGTACGTCGCCATGGCCCGCCTGCTGGAGCGGCACCTGACCGCCAGGGGCGTGGCCAGCCAGCTGCTGCACGGCGGCACCCCGGTCGCCCGCCGCGAGGAGATGGTCGAGCGCTTCCAGGACGGCCGCGCGCCGGTGTTCCTGCTGTCGCTCAAGGCCGCCGGCACCGGCCTGAACCTCACCCGCGCCGACCACGTCATCCACTACGACCGCTGGTGGAACCCCGCCGTCGAGGACCAGGCCACCGACCGTGCCTACCGCATCGGCCAGACCCGGCCCGTCCAGGTGCACCGGCTGATCGCCGAGGGCACGATCGAGGACCGCATCGCCGAGATGCTCGGCGCCAAACGCGCGCTGGCCGAGGCCGTGCTGACCTCCGGCGAAGCCGCCCTGACCGAGCTGACCGACGCCGAACTCGCCGCACTCGTGGAGCTCAGATGA
- a CDS encoding SWIM zinc finger family protein, producing the protein MTAARGFAAFPPQRAGARFATSWWGRAWVKAMEDTSLDQGLLRKGRAYAKTGQVGPITVSPGRIAAVTESEYDTVVRVEQLTEAAWERFLDQVAAKSGHIAALLDRDMPHDLVAAAEDAAVPLLPAVGDLEPECSCPDWGHPCKHAAALCYQASWLLDADPFVLLLMRGRGERELLEALQGRAAPPAPDPAPAAAMGVPAAEAFAAGVPALPEPPPVEVAFAPPVLDPAPGVDVAALTVLIASAAWRAREALLHGRLPELSEHQDRVRLAAEHDLDLGLEAAVRAWRYGGAHGLEVLEHAWTPPRQDLARSQALLEAGWEGEQPPPLESWRNRWTLGPLQLRYGRDGRWYPFTRVEGEWWPSGPPERDPAALVSG; encoded by the coding sequence ATGACCGCCGCCCGCGGCTTCGCCGCCTTCCCCCCGCAACGCGCCGGAGCCCGTTTCGCCACCTCCTGGTGGGGGCGGGCCTGGGTCAAGGCCATGGAGGACACCTCGCTGGACCAGGGGCTGCTGCGCAAGGGCCGCGCCTACGCCAAGACCGGCCAGGTCGGCCCCATCACCGTCAGCCCCGGCCGCATCGCCGCCGTGACCGAGAGCGAGTACGACACCGTCGTACGCGTCGAGCAGCTCACCGAGGCCGCCTGGGAACGTTTCCTCGACCAGGTGGCCGCCAAGAGCGGCCACATCGCGGCCCTGCTCGACCGCGACATGCCGCACGACCTGGTGGCGGCCGCCGAGGACGCCGCCGTGCCGCTGCTGCCGGCCGTCGGGGACCTGGAGCCGGAGTGCTCCTGCCCGGACTGGGGGCATCCGTGCAAGCACGCGGCCGCCCTGTGCTACCAGGCGTCGTGGCTGCTGGACGCGGACCCGTTCGTGCTGCTGCTGATGCGCGGGCGCGGCGAGCGGGAGCTGCTGGAGGCGCTGCAGGGGCGCGCGGCCCCGCCCGCGCCGGACCCGGCGCCGGCCGCGGCCATGGGGGTGCCGGCGGCGGAGGCGTTCGCGGCGGGCGTGCCCGCGCTGCCCGAGCCCCCGCCGGTCGAGGTCGCCTTCGCCCCGCCCGTGCTGGACCCGGCGCCGGGCGTGGACGTGGCCGCCCTGACGGTGCTCATCGCCTCGGCCGCCTGGCGGGCGCGCGAGGCGCTGCTCCACGGGCGGCTGCCGGAGCTGTCCGAACACCAGGACCGCGTCCGCCTGGCCGCCGAGCACGACCTGGACCTCGGGCTGGAGGCGGCAGTGCGGGCCTGGCGGTACGGCGGCGCGCACGGCCTGGAGGTGCTGGAGCACGCCTGGACGCCGCCCCGCCAGGACCTGGCCAGGTCGCAGGCCCTGCTGGAGGCCGGTTGGGAGGGCGAGCAGCCGCCGCCGCTGGAGTCCTGGCGCAACCGCTGGACCCTCGGCCCCCTGCAACTGCGCTACGGCCGCGACGGCCGCTGGTACCCCTTCACCCGGGTCGAGGGGGAGTGGTGGCCCTCCGGCCCGCCGGAGCGCGACCCGGCGGCGCTGGTCAGCGGGTGA